The proteins below are encoded in one region of Apostichopus japonicus isolate 1M-3 chromosome 4, ASM3797524v1, whole genome shotgun sequence:
- the LOC139966597 gene encoding monoacylglycerol lipase ABHD2-like codes for MAHPLIIASTFILVYYVVVKFLKLTDPPGKPFLKYVDSKFNKSVLQVCDILQKPYIPTYLWGRCGHVQTVLYAKYGRFHCPNPQGNRRSVVMSDGATQTFDVFEPHKPHASGGDITLCICPGIANSSEKKYIKTFVDYSQHQGFRVAVLNHIGALESVPITSPRIFTYGDTEEYDVMIQYIRENHPDSTLISIGFSMGANIVVKYLGEAPHRQSYFLCALSVCQGYDCTRALDVLHEWESGRRIYNFMMTLNMLKHIRRNLSMLVGEGAKQFWQKKGLEPIQYNVDKILGATSLCHIDEHLSRRMVGSPDIMEFYEDCSSVHHLRKVEIPILLLHSEDDFLVPPKYNNCPLEYVEKAPNAIFAQTKHGGHLGFFEGGVVRPNTYTWLEKVAIGYVEAVYEVAVTQKIHPVIRDKLETNGNHCQIERS; via the exons ATGGCCCACCCTTTAATTATAGCATCGACTTTCATACTCGTCTACTACGTTGTAGTCAAGTTTCTGAAATTAACAGATCCTCCGGGAAAGCCGTTTCTGAAATATGTCGACTCAAAGTTTAACAAGAGTGTGCTACAAGTGTGTGACATTTTACAAAAACC GTACATACCAACGTATCTATGGGGGAGATGTGGGCACGTGCAGACTGTGTTGTACGCTAAATACGGGAGATTCCATTGTCCAAACCCTCAGGGAAATAGAAGAAGTGTTGTGATGTCAGATGGTGCAACTCAAACGTTCGATGTGTTTGAGCCGCACAAGCCGCATGCCAGTGGAG GTGATATCACACTATGCATCTGTCCTGGAATTGCAAATAGCAGCGAAAAGAAGTATATAAAAACATTTGTAGACTATTCCCAACATCAAGGATTCCGTGTTGCAGTACTAAATCACATCGGTGCCCTGGAAAGTGTACCGATCACATCTCCAAGGATCTTCACTTACG GTGATACAGAGGAGTATGACGTTATGATTCAGTATATCAGGGAGAACCATCCTGACAGTACCCTCATCAGCATAGGGTTCAGTATGGGGGCCAACATTGTGGTCAAATACCTCGGTGAAGCTCCTCATAGACAGAGTTATTTCCTATGTGCCTTATCTGTCTGCCAAGGTTATGACTGTACAAG aGCTCTAGATGTCCTTCATGAATGGGAGAGCGGTAGACGTatttataatttcatgatgACGCTCAACATGTTGAAACACATTCGTAGGAATCTGAGCATGTTGGTTGGCGAGGGCGCCAAACAGTTTTGGCAGAAGAAGGGTCTGGAACCGATCCAGTACAATGTGGACAAGATTCTGGGTGCCACCAGCTTGTGTCATATTGATGAACATTTATCACG GAGGATGGTCGGTTCGCCAGATATTATGGAGTTTTACGAAGACTGTAGCTCTGTACATCATCTCAGGAAG GTTGAAATACCGATTTTATTACTTCATTCTGAAGACGACTTTCTAGTGCCGCCTAAATACAACAATTGTCCGTTGGAGTACGTGGAGAAGGCTCCCAATGCAATATTTGCACAGACCAAACATGGGGGCCACCTTGGCTTCTTCGAGGGCGGAGTAGTGAGACCAAATACGTACACGTGGCTGGAAAAGGTGGCGATAGGATACGTGGAGGCGGTCTACGAGGTCGCAGTCACTCAAAAGATACATCCCGTCATTCGGGATAAACTCGAAACCAACGGGAACCATTGCCAGATTGAGAGATCTTAG